In Paraflavitalea devenefica, the following are encoded in one genomic region:
- a CDS encoding DUF1501 domain-containing protein produces MKRRDFVKQSLPAAITLPALINGFSVKAHTGASPLVQALLGAPPTDTDKVLVLIQLNGGNDGLNMVIPVEFYSNYYNARKNIAIPQNKILTLNGTAKTGLHPGMTGMQTLYNEGKLSIVQSVGIPSPNFSHFRATDIWMSASDPDEIVNTGWAGRYLGNEFPNYPVGYPNAQVTDPLAIQIGAIPSLALQGPVMNMAMNIFDPMSFYHFLDGVQDEVPDMPWGKELKYIRLIAGQTEKYSTVIKAAASKVTSQGTYPGDNYLAQQLKIVARLVKGGLKTRIYMVSTGGFDTHSAQVNSLDTTTGLHNNLLSGVSNAIKSFMDDLESMGVADRVIGLTFSEFGRRIKSNGSMGTDHGSAAPMFVFGKNVRPGIVGNNPYIPSGASVNDNVPFQYDFRSVYASILQQWFCVNSTDLETIMLRNFQQLPLAVNAACGTTGLDDIIRGSGEELIINYPNPFVQTTSITFRTKGGHTLVQVMDSLGRVVKTLTDKVHTPGAYTLPFDSHGLPTGVYYARLQNGAIQQVRSMLKVR; encoded by the coding sequence ATGAAACGCAGAGATTTTGTCAAACAAAGCTTGCCGGCCGCCATTACGCTGCCCGCGTTGATCAATGGCTTTTCTGTGAAGGCACATACCGGCGCTTCTCCCCTGGTGCAGGCTTTATTAGGCGCTCCTCCCACAGATACGGACAAGGTATTGGTATTGATACAGCTCAATGGAGGTAATGATGGTTTGAATATGGTGATCCCCGTTGAGTTTTATTCCAATTATTATAATGCCCGGAAGAATATTGCTATCCCCCAGAATAAGATACTTACCCTGAATGGAACTGCCAAAACAGGTCTCCATCCGGGTATGACGGGTATGCAAACTTTGTATAATGAAGGGAAGTTGTCTATTGTACAATCAGTGGGTATTCCTTCGCCTAACTTTTCGCATTTCAGGGCCACCGATATCTGGATGAGTGCTTCTGATCCGGACGAGATTGTAAATACCGGCTGGGCCGGCCGTTACCTGGGTAATGAGTTTCCTAATTATCCCGTTGGCTACCCCAATGCGCAGGTGACTGATCCACTGGCCATACAGATTGGCGCCATACCTTCCCTGGCCTTACAGGGACCGGTGATGAATATGGCCATGAATATTTTTGATCCCATGAGCTTCTATCATTTCCTGGATGGCGTACAGGACGAGGTGCCAGATATGCCCTGGGGTAAGGAGCTGAAGTATATACGCCTGATTGCCGGCCAAACAGAGAAGTATTCTACGGTTATCAAAGCTGCGGCATCCAAAGTGACTTCACAGGGAACTTATCCCGGCGATAATTACCTGGCGCAGCAGTTAAAGATCGTTGCGCGGCTGGTAAAGGGTGGACTGAAGACCCGCATTTATATGGTGAGCACCGGTGGTTTTGACACTCACTCGGCACAGGTAAATTCACTGGATACTACTACGGGTTTACACAACAATCTCCTGTCGGGCGTGTCCAATGCCATTAAGTCTTTCATGGATGACCTGGAATCCATGGGCGTGGCCGACCGTGTGATCGGACTTACTTTCTCCGAGTTTGGGCGCCGGATCAAGTCCAATGGCAGTATGGGTACCGACCATGGCTCGGCGGCCCCTATGTTTGTGTTTGGTAAAAATGTGCGCCCGGGCATTGTAGGGAACAATCCCTATATTCCCAGCGGGGCGTCGGTCAATGATAATGTTCCTTTTCAATATGACTTCCGCAGTGTTTATGCTTCTATCCTGCAGCAGTGGTTTTGCGTGAATAGCACAGACCTGGAAACGATTATGCTGCGTAACTTTCAGCAATTACCCCTTGCGGTAAATGCAGCCTGTGGCACTACCGGCCTGGATGATATTATCCGCGGATCAGGCGAAGAACTTATTATTAATTATCCTAATCCTTTTGTGCAGACCACTTCTATTACATTCCGTACGAAGGGAGGCCACACGCTGGTGCAGGTAATGGATAGCCTGGGCCGGGTGGTGAAAACGCTGACGGATAAGGTGCATACGCCCGGCGCCTATACGCTACCTTTTGATAGTCATGGGTTGCCCACGGGTGTTTATTATGCCCGTTTGCAAAATGGGGCTATCCAACAGGTAAGATCTATGCTGAAAGTGCGGTAA
- a CDS encoding DUF1800 domain-containing protein encodes MDRRAFFQLKRKADIPSEKPYAGLRRITSGLAPYAGPWTTAEVAHLLKRTMFGAKKGDIDYFRSMSVSQAVDALLTISPAPAPPVKHYDNTGIAGGDPELSIAAGATWVNTPTADEEANEKRVGSWKLWWTGLLINQDRSITEKLVLFWHHHFATESFMYRNGIAAYRHYGLLHQMALGNFKQLVRNVTLDLAMLRYLNGFLNIKQAPDENYARELQELFTLGKENNPNYTEADVIAAARVLTGWTIDPATETVIFDPLKHDTDSKVFSSFYGGATVTGRSDATAGDAELDDLLTMIFNKKTEVSEFIVRKIYRWFCYYIIDGPTETNVIKPLAQLFRDGNWEIKPVLAILFKSEHFFDILNQGCLIKSPIDLTIGLCREFNVQFPATADYVNAYNMWEFVQIQAAAMQQDIGDPPSVSGWPAYYQLPQLHEMWINSDTLPKRNIYSDYLITTGYMRDNIMLKIDPVAFAKTLPNPGNPNALINDSLAILYRVPSLSEASKTTIKKQLLLTGQEQDYYWTDAWTAHINAPGDMTAFQTVNMRLQSLYKYFMNLAEYQLS; translated from the coding sequence ATGGATAGACGAGCGTTCTTCCAGCTTAAAAGAAAGGCTGACATCCCTTCAGAGAAACCTTATGCAGGTTTACGACGCATTACTTCCGGTTTAGCTCCTTATGCAGGCCCCTGGACAACGGCTGAAGTAGCCCATCTTTTGAAGCGCACTATGTTTGGCGCTAAGAAAGGGGATATAGATTACTTCAGGTCTATGTCTGTATCACAGGCAGTAGATGCTTTGTTAACTATTTCGCCGGCGCCTGCTCCTCCTGTCAAGCATTATGACAATACCGGCATTGCCGGTGGTGATCCGGAATTATCTATAGCAGCCGGCGCTACCTGGGTGAATACGCCCACGGCCGATGAAGAAGCCAATGAAAAAAGAGTAGGCTCCTGGAAATTATGGTGGACTGGTCTATTGATCAACCAGGACCGCAGTATTACAGAAAAGCTGGTGTTGTTCTGGCACCACCACTTTGCCACGGAGTCCTTTATGTATAGAAATGGCATTGCCGCTTACCGGCATTATGGATTGCTGCACCAAATGGCATTGGGCAATTTTAAGCAACTGGTCAGGAACGTTACACTCGACCTGGCCATGCTGCGTTACCTCAATGGATTCCTGAATATAAAACAGGCCCCTGATGAGAACTATGCCCGCGAGTTGCAGGAGTTATTTACCCTCGGCAAAGAGAACAATCCTAATTATACCGAAGCTGATGTAATTGCGGCTGCACGGGTATTGACAGGCTGGACTATTGACCCGGCTACAGAGACGGTGATCTTTGATCCTTTGAAGCACGATACAGATAGTAAGGTATTTTCCTCTTTCTATGGCGGCGCTACAGTTACAGGACGCAGTGATGCTACTGCCGGCGATGCCGAGCTGGATGACCTGCTGACGATGATCTTTAATAAGAAGACAGAGGTGTCTGAGTTTATTGTACGTAAGATCTACCGCTGGTTCTGTTATTATATTATTGATGGGCCTACCGAAACAAATGTGATCAAACCACTGGCGCAGCTTTTCCGCGACGGTAACTGGGAGATCAAGCCGGTACTGGCTATTTTGTTTAAAAGCGAACATTTCTTTGATATCCTGAACCAGGGCTGTCTTATCAAAAGTCCCATTGACCTGACTATAGGGCTTTGCCGTGAGTTCAACGTACAGTTCCCTGCCACTGCCGATTATGTCAACGCGTATAATATGTGGGAGTTCGTACAGATACAGGCTGCTGCCATGCAACAGGATATCGGCGATCCGCCCAGCGTATCGGGTTGGCCGGCTTATTACCAGTTGCCCCAGTTGCATGAAATGTGGATCAACTCAGATACGTTACCCAAGCGCAATATATACAGTGATTATTTGATCACGACCGGTTATATGCGGGATAATATTATGTTGAAGATAGATCCGGTGGCTTTTGCCAAAACATTGCCCAATCCCGGAAACCCGAATGCACTGATCAATGATTCCCTAGCTATCCTATACAGGGTGCCTTCTTTATCAGAGGCTTCCAAGACGACCATTAAAAAACAGTTATTGCTTACCGGGCAGGAGCAGGATTATTACTGGACCGATGCGTGGACTGCCCATATAAATGCCCCTGGCGATATGACTGCTTTCCAGACGGTGAATATGCGCTTACAGAGCCTTTATAAATATTTCATGAACCTGGCAGAATACCAGTTATCCTGA
- a CDS encoding acetyl-CoA C-acyltransferase, whose protein sequence is MQEAYIVAGFRTAVGKSKRGVFRFYRPDDLAIDVIKGVMASVPQLDPKRVDDVIVGNAVPEAEQGLQVGRIIAARALGFDVPGMTVNRYCASGLETIAIATAKIRTGQAECIVAGGTESMSLVPTAGWKTVPAYSIAKDEPDYYLSMGLTAEAVAKEYNVSREDQDVFSYNSHKKAINAIQQGYFKPGILPVTVEQVYVDEKGKKKTKSYVVDTDEGPRQDTSMEALARLKPVFAVNGSVTAGNSSQTSDGAAFVIVMSERMVKELGLKPIARLVNCASAGVHPRIMGIGPVEAVPKALKQAGMNLGQIDLVELNEAFASQALAVIRKLEINPAIVNINGGAIALGHPLGCTGTKLTIQITHDMKRLNKKYGIVTACVGGGQGIAGIIENIN, encoded by the coding sequence ATGCAAGAGGCATACATCGTAGCAGGGTTTCGTACTGCTGTAGGCAAATCTAAAAGAGGTGTTTTCCGTTTTTACCGGCCCGATGATCTGGCCATTGATGTGATTAAGGGGGTGATGGCTTCGGTGCCGCAACTTGATCCCAAGCGGGTAGATGATGTGATTGTGGGCAATGCTGTTCCGGAAGCAGAGCAGGGATTACAGGTAGGCCGTATTATTGCCGCCAGGGCATTGGGTTTTGATGTGCCGGGGATGACGGTTAACCGTTATTGCGCCTCCGGACTTGAAACGATTGCCATTGCTACTGCCAAGATCCGTACAGGGCAGGCAGAGTGTATTGTGGCAGGCGGCACGGAGAGCATGAGCCTGGTACCTACAGCGGGATGGAAAACCGTCCCTGCTTATTCTATCGCCAAAGATGAGCCTGATTATTACCTGAGTATGGGGCTTACCGCAGAAGCGGTGGCCAAAGAGTATAATGTGAGCCGCGAAGACCAGGATGTTTTCTCCTATAACTCCCACAAGAAGGCTATCAACGCTATTCAGCAGGGGTATTTCAAACCGGGTATACTGCCTGTTACCGTAGAGCAGGTATATGTGGATGAAAAAGGAAAGAAGAAAACAAAGAGTTATGTAGTGGATACGGATGAGGGGCCACGCCAGGATACGAGTATGGAAGCATTGGCCAGGCTGAAACCTGTTTTTGCGGTGAACGGATCTGTGACAGCCGGCAATTCTTCGCAAACATCGGATGGCGCTGCCTTTGTGATCGTGATGAGTGAGCGGATGGTGAAGGAACTGGGCCTGAAGCCCATTGCCCGGCTGGTGAATTGTGCATCGGCAGGTGTGCATCCCCGCATTATGGGCATAGGCCCGGTGGAAGCTGTTCCCAAGGCATTGAAACAGGCAGGTATGAACCTGGGACAAATAGACCTGGTAGAGTTGAATGAAGCCTTTGCTTCGCAGGCGCTGGCCGTGATCCGTAAGCTGGAAATAAATCCTGCTATCGTAAATATCAATGGAGGTGCTATCGCACTGGGTCATCCGCTGGGCTGTACTGGCACCAAGCTTACTATCCAGATCACACACGATATGAAACGCCTTAATAAAAAGTATGGCATTGTAACGGCCTGTGTAGGCGGCGGTCAGGGGATAGCAGGTATTATTGAAAATATTAATTAG
- a CDS encoding quinone-dependent dihydroorotate dehydrogenase: MYKFIRQLLFLFPTEGVHHFSMNALKLACKVGFIKRLISQKNTPGNQQLRHELFGLHFKNPVGLAAGFDKNALYLNELEALGFGYVEIGTVTPKPQAGNDQPRLFRLPKDQALINRMGFNNDGVKMVAKRLKEWREKQKNEAKDSPLTPDRYRDHSSLIIGGNIGKNKVTPNEDAWKDYEICFRELFDCVDYFVVNVSSPNTPGLRELQEKDALRKILSHLQTINQTLASATQEPKPLLLKIAPDLTREQIDDVIDLALEIKLDGLVATNTTIDRSGLQTPDAELSTIGAGGLSGKPLTQRSTEIVQYIAQKTQGTIPVIASGGIFTGADAREKLQAGASLIQVWTGFIYEGPGIVQNICQELA; this comes from the coding sequence ATGTATAAGTTCATCCGACAATTACTATTCCTTTTCCCAACTGAAGGAGTACATCATTTTTCCATGAATGCCCTGAAACTGGCCTGTAAGGTTGGTTTTATTAAGCGCCTCATCAGCCAAAAGAATACCCCTGGCAATCAACAGCTCCGCCATGAGCTATTTGGCCTGCATTTTAAAAACCCGGTAGGACTGGCAGCAGGCTTTGATAAAAATGCCCTGTACCTCAACGAGCTGGAAGCCCTGGGTTTTGGCTATGTGGAAATTGGTACCGTAACCCCCAAACCACAAGCAGGTAATGACCAGCCCCGCCTCTTCCGCCTCCCGAAAGACCAGGCCCTCATCAATCGTATGGGTTTTAATAACGATGGGGTCAAAATGGTCGCCAAGCGGCTCAAAGAATGGAGGGAAAAGCAAAAGAACGAAGCAAAGGACTCACCTCTCACTCCCGATCGCTATCGGGACCACTCATCACTCATCATCGGTGGCAACATCGGTAAAAATAAAGTGACCCCCAACGAAGACGCCTGGAAGGATTATGAGATCTGCTTCCGTGAACTGTTTGATTGCGTGGATTACTTTGTGGTCAATGTAAGCTCGCCCAATACACCCGGATTGCGGGAACTACAGGAAAAAGATGCCTTGCGGAAAATATTATCCCACCTGCAAACCATCAACCAAACACTGGCCAGCGCCACCCAGGAACCCAAACCCTTATTATTGAAAATTGCACCCGACCTTACCCGGGAGCAGATTGATGATGTAATAGACCTGGCGCTGGAGATAAAACTGGATGGACTGGTAGCTACCAATACAACCATTGACCGCTCCGGTCTTCAGACCCCCGATGCAGAACTGTCTACAATAGGTGCAGGCGGACTAAGCGGTAAACCGCTGACCCAAAGGTCCACAGAAATTGTACAATACATTGCGCAAAAGACCCAGGGAACAATTCCTGTTATTGCTTCCGGCGGCATCTTTACCGGCGCCGATGCCAGGGAAAAATTACAGGCAGGAGCCTCCCTCATACAGGTATGGACAGGTTTCATTTACGAAGGCCCGGGAATTGTTCAGAATATTTGCCAGGAACTGGCATAA
- a CDS encoding TerC family protein → MEHLFTTDSIISFVILVILEVVLGIDNVIFVSIIMNRLHTAKEIKKARRFWMISGIIVRSLLLLGLGWLLEQKGKYIIPESWFGKGFDLASLVMLGGGLFLIYKTVMEIHHKLEGEDPNASTKNKKPLGLGQALGQIMLIDAVFSFDSIITAGGTAKHVEIMIAAVVIAMIVMFLFSPKISSFVHEHPTVKMLALSFLVMIGLSLVIEGWDAEKAHELHLKNYIYFGMAFSFGVELLNMTMRKRQAKRVVHLNEPTLEDKSAQAADDMAH, encoded by the coding sequence ATGGAACATCTTTTCACGACGGACAGTATCATTAGTTTTGTAATATTGGTTATCCTGGAAGTAGTATTGGGCATAGACAATGTGATCTTTGTAAGCATCATCATGAACCGCCTGCACACCGCCAAAGAAATAAAAAAGGCAAGACGCTTCTGGATGATCAGTGGTATCATCGTACGCAGCCTCTTATTATTGGGTCTTGGCTGGCTGCTGGAACAAAAAGGCAAATACATTATTCCTGAAAGCTGGTTTGGTAAAGGCTTCGATCTGGCCAGCCTCGTTATGCTGGGTGGCGGCTTATTCCTCATCTATAAAACAGTCATGGAAATACACCATAAGCTGGAAGGCGAGGATCCCAATGCCAGTACAAAAAATAAGAAGCCCCTGGGCCTGGGACAGGCATTGGGGCAGATCATGCTCATTGACGCCGTTTTCTCCTTCGACAGTATCATTACAGCGGGTGGTACAGCCAAACATGTAGAGATCATGATCGCTGCCGTGGTCATTGCCATGATTGTGATGTTCCTGTTCAGCCCTAAGATATCATCTTTTGTGCATGAACACCCTACCGTTAAAATGCTGGCCTTATCATTCCTGGTCATGATTGGCTTAAGCCTTGTTATTGAAGGTTGGGATGCGGAAAAAGCGCATGAGCTTCACCTGAAAAACTATATCTACTTTGGTATGGCCTTCTCGTTTGGCGTAGAACTCCTCAATATGACCATGCGGAAAAGACAGGCCAAGAGAGTGGTGCACCTGAATGAGCCCACATTAGAAGATAAAAGTGCACAGGCCGCTGATGACATGGCGCACTAA
- a CDS encoding RsmE family RNA methyltransferase, whose amino-acid sequence MSLPIFYIESAAAVNDVITLPEEASKHIVQVLRKEVGELVQLTDGMGNLLTAAIINDHKKKCGIRITEAQHAPAPERTITVAISLLKNASRFEWFLEKATEIGIQRIIPLLCERTEREHFRHDRMKSILISAMLQSQQSWLPVLHQPVGYEQLFRQEEIITISQKFIAHCMEDTRLTLQQEVQPASPSQIILIGPEGDFTAAEVTLALQHQFVPVTLGTNRLRTETAGVVAATLLKIV is encoded by the coding sequence ATGAGTTTACCCATCTTCTATATAGAATCTGCTGCTGCGGTTAATGATGTTATTACGCTGCCGGAAGAGGCTTCCAAACATATTGTACAGGTATTGCGCAAAGAGGTTGGAGAACTGGTACAACTTACGGATGGTATGGGTAACCTGCTCACGGCTGCCATTATTAATGACCATAAGAAGAAATGCGGCATACGTATTACCGAAGCGCAGCACGCTCCTGCACCCGAACGTACGATCACGGTGGCTATTTCTTTATTAAAGAATGCCAGCCGCTTTGAGTGGTTCCTGGAGAAGGCTACAGAGATCGGTATACAAAGGATTATTCCCTTGTTGTGTGAACGGACAGAGCGGGAGCATTTCCGGCACGACCGGATGAAGAGTATTCTTATCAGCGCCATGCTGCAAAGTCAGCAAAGCTGGCTGCCAGTATTGCACCAGCCGGTAGGTTATGAGCAGTTGTTTCGCCAGGAGGAGATCATCACGATTTCCCAAAAGTTTATCGCGCATTGTATGGAAGACACGCGACTGACCCTGCAGCAGGAGGTACAGCCTGCCAGTCCTTCTCAGATCATTCTTATCGGGCCCGAAGGGGATTTTACCGCTGCAGAAGTAACACTGGCTTTGCAACACCAGTTTGTACCTGTTACGCTGGGCACCAACCGGCTGCGTACAGAAACGGCGGGTGTGGTAGCTGCTACGTTGTTAAAGATTGTTTAG
- the dnaB gene encoding replicative DNA helicase: MELTNFNKDRKARRKGSIDLSTMVYGKVPPQAKDLEEAVLGAIMLEKSAFDTVVEILKPECFYVDANQRIYRAMLSLQQKNQPIDILTVVEELKTKDELEMVGGPYYVTKLTNAVVSSANIDAHSRIILQKFIQRELIRISGEIISESYEDSTDVFDLLDEAESKLFEITNNHLRKNFDSIDSVLVKTVQRIEDMRNRTEDITGVPSGFSSLDKVTYGWQPSDLVILAARPAVGKTAFALNLVRNAALSPSKPTPVAFFSLEMSSAQLVQRILSAESEIWLEKISRGKMEEHEMKQLYAKGIQKLAQAPIFIDDTAALNVFELRAKARRLKNKHNIGLIIIDYLQLMSGGGGKNQNREQEISTISRNLKTLAKELMVPIIALSQLSRAVETRKEGNKMPQLSDLRESGAIEQDADMVMFIYRPEYYDITSNEMGESNKGETHIRIAKHRNGSLETIKLRALLHIQKFEEMDNDDFGGIGGGGGNWKPVPTEGADGGGGAKLFIQAGSKMNDMPFGDDDDAPF, encoded by the coding sequence ATGGAATTAACGAATTTCAATAAAGACCGAAAAGCGCGCCGGAAAGGATCCATAGATCTGAGTACGATGGTGTATGGAAAGGTACCCCCCCAGGCCAAGGACCTGGAAGAAGCTGTACTGGGTGCTATTATGCTGGAAAAGAGCGCTTTTGATACGGTGGTGGAGATCCTGAAGCCGGAATGCTTTTACGTGGATGCCAACCAGCGTATTTACCGGGCGATGCTGAGCCTGCAGCAAAAGAACCAGCCTATTGATATCCTGACGGTAGTAGAGGAATTGAAAACGAAGGATGAGCTGGAAATGGTTGGTGGTCCTTACTATGTGACCAAGCTCACCAATGCGGTGGTTTCATCGGCCAATATTGATGCCCACTCCCGGATCATCCTGCAGAAGTTCATCCAGCGTGAGCTGATCCGCATCAGCGGCGAGATCATCAGCGAGTCGTACGAGGACAGCACAGATGTATTTGACCTGCTGGATGAGGCGGAAAGCAAGTTGTTCGAGATCACCAATAATCACCTCCGGAAGAATTTTGACAGTATCGACAGTGTGTTGGTGAAGACGGTACAGCGTATTGAAGATATGCGTAACCGGACGGAAGATATTACCGGGGTACCCAGCGGGTTCTCTTCCCTGGACAAGGTAACCTACGGCTGGCAGCCTTCTGACCTGGTGATCCTGGCCGCCCGTCCTGCGGTAGGTAAAACAGCCTTCGCCCTTAACCTGGTGCGTAATGCTGCATTGAGTCCGTCAAAGCCCACGCCGGTTGCGTTCTTCAGCCTTGAAATGAGCTCTGCGCAGCTTGTACAACGTATCCTTTCGGCCGAAAGTGAGATATGGCTGGAAAAGATCTCCCGTGGCAAGATGGAAGAGCATGAGATGAAGCAGTTGTATGCCAAGGGTATCCAAAAGCTGGCACAGGCGCCTATTTTTATTGACGATACAGCCGCCCTGAACGTATTTGAACTGCGTGCCAAAGCCCGCCGGTTGAAAAATAAACACAATATCGGATTGATCATTATCGACTACCTGCAGTTGATGAGTGGCGGTGGCGGTAAGAACCAGAACCGTGAGCAGGAGATCAGTACGATTTCCCGTAACCTGAAGACACTGGCTAAGGAGTTGATGGTACCGATCATTGCCCTCTCCCAGTTGAGCCGGGCCGTGGAAACCCGTAAGGAAGGTAATAAGATGCCTCAGTTGAGTGACCTTCGTGAATCCGGTGCCATAGAACAGGATGCGGACATGGTAATGTTTATTTACCGTCCTGAATATTATGATATTACCTCCAATGAAATGGGGGAAAGCAATAAAGGGGAAACACATATACGGATAGCCAAACACCGGAACGGTTCCCTGGAAACGATCAAGCTGCGGGCCTTGCTGCATATCCAGAAGTTTGAAGAGATGGACAATGATGATTTTGGCGGTATTGGCGGCGGCGGCGGTAACTGGAAGCCTGTACCTACTGAAGGGGCTGATGGCGGTGGTGGCGCCAAATTGTTTATACAGGCCGGTAGTAAGATGAATGATATGCCCTTCGGCGATGACGATGATGCGCCGTTTTAA
- a CDS encoding N-acetylmuramoyl-L-alanine amidase, with product MSGTFTERFIIIPRYIPAPSRRRAAIPIQKVRFLVAHDTGNPGSTAAGNVKFYINTCQTVEPAKTASAHLFVDDKEIIECVPALTGPPEKAFHVLKKVTKDNELYGINANDGAIGVEYCYGGTINADKAYEKFVWVLARLCFEFKLDPSKDIVGHFFLDPARKTDPVTGLARSRRTYEQLLRDVEAEFKLAIGHAPPDPVEAIQSGEVTVSVRLNLREAPSTRAAVVQVLPPGTIIKFTALITNGEPVNNNSLWYKDANGNFFWSGGVK from the coding sequence ATGTCCGGTACATTCACAGAAAGATTCATCATCATACCCCGTTACATTCCTGCTCCGTCACGCAGGCGGGCCGCCATTCCCATTCAAAAAGTACGTTTCCTCGTAGCCCATGATACCGGCAATCCCGGCTCTACGGCTGCCGGCAACGTAAAATTTTACATCAATACCTGCCAAACGGTAGAGCCTGCCAAAACGGCCTCAGCCCATCTGTTTGTAGATGATAAAGAGATCATCGAATGCGTGCCCGCATTAACAGGGCCACCCGAAAAAGCATTCCATGTACTCAAGAAAGTAACGAAAGACAATGAGCTCTATGGCATCAATGCCAATGATGGCGCCATTGGCGTGGAATACTGTTATGGCGGCACCATCAATGCAGATAAAGCGTATGAAAAATTTGTATGGGTATTGGCCAGGTTGTGTTTCGAGTTCAAATTGGATCCCTCCAAAGACATAGTAGGCCATTTCTTCCTGGATCCCGCGCGCAAAACAGACCCCGTTACCGGACTGGCGCGCAGCCGCCGCACCTATGAGCAACTCTTGCGGGATGTAGAAGCCGAATTCAAATTAGCTATTGGCCATGCGCCGCCGGATCCCGTAGAAGCCATTCAATCGGGAGAAGTTACCGTATCGGTCAGGCTCAACCTGCGCGAGGCCCCTTCTACCAGGGCAGCCGTAGTGCAGGTATTGCCCCCCGGTACTATAATAAAATTTACAGCGTTAATAACCAATGGCGAGCCTGTAAACAACAATTCACTCTGGTATAAAGATGCCAATGGCAACTTCTTCTGGAGCGGCGGGGTGAAGTGA